tgtgtgtgtgcgtgtgtgggtgcctgtgtgtatctgtgctttAACTCTGACTGATCGACACAGAATCATGAGCGCCGAAAGGCAGCTTGCTACACAGTCTGCTCTACCCCAGGTCGGGCAGCCTGTGGGCAGATGACttgctgtgtttgtaaagcgcttagagcttggcctctgaccgaggataggcgctgtataataAGTATATCCATAATCAACAATTATTTCTGTGGCCTACATGACAGTGtgatctttttctgtttgtttcatacAGATCACCTCTGTAACGGAAGGAAGAGTGGCTTTTCATACAGATCACATCTGTAACGGAAGGGAGAGTGGCTTTTCATACAGATCACCTCTGTAACGGAAGGGAGAGTGGCTTTTCATACAGATCACATCTGTAACGGAAGGGAGAGTGGCTTTTCATACAGATCACCTCTGTAACGGAAGGGAGAGTGGCTTTTCATACAGATCACCTCTGTAACGGAAGGGAGAGTGGCTTTTCATACAGATCACATCTGTAACGGAAGGGACAGTGGCTTTTCATACAGATCACCTCTGTAACGGAAGGAAGAGTGGCTAGAAGTAGGGTTGTGCTGACTCCTTTCAACTTCCGTGCACGTCATCTTCTGGTGTGTTGGACAGTCAGACATATCCCTGTCTCACCGCCACTGATTGgagttgctgttattgttgtggtatactgctgctactactactgctacttctactactacttcttcttcttcttatgatgatgatgatgatgatgatgataaaagccCTAACGCTGGAAGCACAATcgttcatataaaaaaaaaaacgcagctGATAAATGCCATAAAGTATTATACACTCTCGATACAACCCTCCCActtcagcacaaacacacacgcgcgcgtgcgacaaaacacacacacacacacacacacacacacacacacacacacacacacacacacacacacacacacacacacacacacacaaataaagaaacaagcaaaaactTTAATAAATAACTAACAAAATAAACAGCCATAGTAAACGGATTCATACTGAACAAAAGAATAATATAACTCCCGAAAAACGGCAGAACTTTAAGAGTTCCAAGATGGGCAAGGGGAATACCAAAGAAGACTTTCAGTACGAAGTCAGACTGCGCCTAGTTCTGAGGATAACTCAGAACTGCGTGAAGGTCTGATAACCATTCAAATCATTCAATAACACAGTCACTTTCGAAAATCAGAACTTCACTAGCTAGTTCCAAAGACAAGACTTTCAGTACAAAGTCAGACTGCGTCTTCTGAGGACAACCCAGAACAGggttgataataatcataatcattcaaGAACAAAATCTCTTCCGAAAGAGCACAGCTTCACAAAGCTAGCTCCAACCAAAAGATGGACAAGGGAAACGTTCAAGGAGGCAAGACCTCTCCTAGGTCTAACTTGGGTCAGAAATCCTCACCACAAATGTCAGCTCGCTGCAAagacagtcatcaccatcaccatcaccagcaaggTAGGAGGTGTGAAAGGCGTGAAcgactccacaacaacaacaaccaccaccacacttccgGGCCTCCCATAATACACCAccctgaggaggaagaggaaggggaagaggaggtggtggcggtggagcaTGCGCAGAGGAAGGAGAAACGAGTGTTTCCGGTGTTTGAGGACAGCCGGCCCATGTTCTCCCCTGTGCCGGCCAGAGCCTCGGACactgaaggggaggagggtgctgTTGCTGTGGTGACCTGCAGGTCAGTGCTttgtgctttgtctgtctgtatgtatgtatgtatgcacgtatgtatgtatgtctttctgtttgtctatctatgtctatgaacctctttctgtctctgtctctgcctctctctctctctctctctctctctctctctctctctctttctgtcaccctctgtctctctttctctctttctttctctctctctctttctgtctccctctatctctctgtctctgtctctttctgtgtctttctctctctctctctttctgcctccctctctctctctctgtctccctctatctctgtctctgtctctctctctttctgtctctctctgtctctctctcacccccccctctctctctctctctctgtcgccctctccCTTTCACCTTTCACTCCCTGTATCTGTGCATGTCTCGTGTatgtgtttcagtctctgtctctctgcctctctctctctctctctctctctctctctctctctcaccatgtcaATATCTTCCGCTGTCTGAATACCTGAccatttcatttttctctctcctctgtgtgtgtgtgtgtgtgtgtgtgtgtgtgtgtgtgtgtgtgtagtcgcacTTATAGATGCGTTCTGTGCATGGCTGGCTGCACTGATGTGTATGGTCTATTACCTGTACGGCCCGTGAAAACCGCCAATCAATACCTGACGACTACATTCCGCACAGCACCAGATAACATTGGTCCTATTGCTCACTgcagggtgttgtggtgtgtgtgtgcgtgtgtgtgtgtgtgtgtgtgtgtgtgtgtgtgtgtgtgtaaatgggtgtgtgtgtgggtgtgtgaaaatgggtgaatgtgtgtatgtgtgttcgttcgttcttttgtttaacgtttatccacaattgtgatttcagacgaaaatccatcaccctccccccccccctcccccctcacaagTCATTACTactttccctgtccctctctcctcaattagcatagaAATAAcgtaaaagaaaaaagcaaactatCTAGTCAACCAGTAAAACTACAACAGCGAGCCAACGGAGCTCCTAATTAAccactctgaactatttcaaacacaagttgaTTGTCGTATAAAACGTTTCTAAGGCAAAGTAGATGGAACCAGATTTTGTAAATAAAAGAGGTAAATACGTTTTTAACTGTTCATATCCacagatgatatgcacggggatAATTTCATTACCACAAGTGCATGTCACTTCAGCAGCATATTTCGCTCTTATGGCAACCAGTCGAAGTCTGTATAtaagactggtgagccttctgctactgtaatgtccttttgttttagaaGAAAACACACGGTCAGTCTGCtcactggtggtagtttctgaactgtaaccgtgtatcttcgatgaaatcgtgttatgcttgcccccacgacatgatAAATGTgttttgattgaaatctgccaatggtttatctaccaaagtcattacaggaaaacagtgcagtgacacgtggcgcaaacttgcagtggagacacacacaggaatctcagcttaactaacgccgcgagcaagtgaaagcttgccgtgaagccagctgagcgctcggctgcacatatgaagtcaccgcttcgcgctatactggcacgagaagcaaaatggctgattgaacacttccgttgGCTTCAGTTAGCACGGGGTCTCAAACAAGGCATGCGCTATTCATGTATTTTTAGTGGGTCAGACTCCAGAATGATTCCAGCGTGTTTCTACAGTAGAGAACAACCTTCTTGTAATGAgtatggaatacgaatttctatgggACTGTAAATATTCATTCcgccttttttcgcacaacgatccacccgctcatttcccacatTTCCTTCGTGAGAAGGGGTCCCAAATTCATCTTTGTACAACGGATAGTCAAAAAATGATCTACATTTCGAATTTATGTTACGAGTTCTCCTTTTGTCTTGAAATTAAGATATTTTGCTGTTTgtaatgtgcatgtgcgtgtgtgtgtgtgtgtgtgtgtgtgtgcggggggggggggggtgtgtgtgtgtgcgtgcgcgcgtgtgtgtgtatgtatatatgtgtgtgtgttaatgcaaaTGAGTgagtgcgtatgagtgtgtgagtgcgtggatgagagagaaatgtagagatagagagagagagagagagagagagtgtgtgtgtgtgtgtgtgtgtgtgtgtgtgtgtgcattgttgttgttgttgttttgtcatcgACATATTTCACTTGTATGGAATGTACGTCTTGAATATTATGTCTTGTATTAAAAATGGTTGTAACCATTTCCCCAGACTGATGttagaggcagcagcagcagcaacaactactactactactgctactgctgctgctgctgctgctactactactactgttgctgctgctgctactactactgttgctgctgctgctactactactactactactgctgctgctgctgctgttgctactactactgctgctgctgctgctactactactactgctgctgctgctgctgctactactactactactgctgctgctgctgctgctactactgctgctgctattaccactactactactgctgctgctgctgctactactactactactactgctgctgctacgactcttactactactactgctgctgctgctgctaccaatgatacccacccctctctcctgtaCTGCAGAGCCTCCCGATGCCGGGAGAAGGTGACGTTCCCTGCCATCCaggtggacaggtgtgtggagaggacccctcctcctccccctccctcctcctccccctccctcctgtctccccaGCTGACCCCGCGCCGCAGGGCTCACACTCTCGGAGAGGGTCACCGCCAGGTGATGATTGGCGTGGCAttgtgacgataatgataatgatgatgatgatggtgatgattttgactactactactactacgacgacgacgacgacgactaccgatgatgatgatgttgatgataatgatgatgattatggtggtgatgatactgatgatgatgctgctgctgctgctgctgctgatgatgatgatgatgatgatgataatgatgatgatgatgatgatgcattgtaacgataatgataaagataatgatggtgatgattttgactactgctactactactacgatgacaACGATTGACGACGactaccgatgatgatgatgttgatgataatgaagatgatgacgttaatgatgatgattatggtgatgatgatgatgatgatgatgatgcattgtaacgataatgataatgatgatgattttgactactacttctactactactactactacgtcgaCGACGactaccgatgatgatgatgaagatgatgatgaagatgatagaaatgacaatgatggtgattagcagaagaagaagaccaccaccaacaacaacgacaacaacaacaacaaacacgactGCGACGACGgctatgatgatgatttttatgtgATTTAATGTTATTAAGACACCCCTTGCGCATACGAAATTCTTCAATTTTAATCCACGATAAAGTCTTGTCTTgattcttgatgatgatgatgatgatgataaagatgatgagagCAATATACACTacaaactactgctactactacgacgacggcgacgatgacgacgacggcgacgatgacaTACCCCTGATCTTCTTCAGTGTCTGaagaaaatgtttgtttttcagtcttgaTTTAAATTCTACATGGAGTGAACGAGACATGGATAGATTGATCTTTGTAACGTTGTTGGGGTTCACAGCCACCAGTTTATGAGAAATGACAGCTAGATATGTAGCCCTGAAAATGGTGGCCCGGCCCTTCGCAGTCGGTTCGCGCtgcaagcaacatgatttgattgcgATATGCCTGTGTGCAGGAAGGTGGtgaaatggttaagacgcttatcagcTTATCAGTGTTGGTGGGGGTCTGGATTCGATTCTCGCTCTAGCCCTTTCTGGAGAATCGAGTCAATCTGAGCGCctcatcattcggatgaggcgatgatAAGCCGAGGTACCGTTTGCAGCGCGCACTTGTCGCACTGTAAAAGAGcctatggcaacaaaaaaaactgttgtccgctggcaaaattctcctgaagaaatccactccgataggcacacacagatatgtataatacacgcatgcactcaaggcctggctaagcgcgttgggttatactgcttgtcaggcatctgcctaagcagacgtggtgtagcgcatGTGCTGGATTTGTAGCCGACTGCCGTGACGCTTCCTTGGGAAAATGAAACTGACACTTatcgtaatggtggtggtggtggtggcgatgatggttaGGCATTAGCCGACCATACATGGTGTGGCGTGTACATAATTATAGATTTGtagccgaacgcagtgacgcctccttgaagaagcttgaaacagaatgaaaaaaaaataaaaagaatgactGTACAGGTGGATGCAGTGTAGAATCTCCTTGTGGGTCACTCCAGACACTTTGATACCTTCTTGAGCCTTGccttgaaatgagtgtgtggaggaggggggagagaggggtgcagggtaatcatcagtgttgtcttttttattattttttttaattattattcttatttttatttttgtacgcttatagttgacttcatcaagtttttgcgccttataaatattattattagtagtagtagttcttttttatgtattcatctattatttatttatttacttatttctttttactttttgttgttttgttgttgttgttgttttgggggattttttgttgttgtttttttggtttgtttttctgtctcaaggcctgactaagcgcgttgggttacgctgctggtcaggcttctgcttggcagatgtggtgtagcgtatatggatttgtccgaacgcagtgacgcccccttgagctactgatactgatacttgaacCTTCAACTGAAAAGTTATGTGGTGTGGAgcggtgtgtgctgtgctgtgctgtgctgtagtgtcgAGTCTACCTAGCAGAAGTCATACAGCTtttatatagatttgtccgaaggcaAAGCCTCCTCCCTGAGACACtgaaacgcaacaacaacaggaaatggaaTGACTGTGCAGGCAGCCTACAGCGGCAGGTCTCCTTCGGCAGGGGGCCTGAACGTACCGTCGCCTTACCAGGCGTGTCAGTCTGAGGAGGGCCGCGTGCTGCTGCTGACCCAGGACTCGAACCGCAGCCTGCTGGGGTCCTGGAGCCGCTCCGAGGGCCACCTGCCTGAGGCTGTCCGCCGGGCCCACTCCTCCCCGGGCAGTCACAGCAACCTGCTGGACATCAGGTGTCGTGCTGGtgctgtagcagcagtagtagtagtaataattgtagttgtagtagtagtagtagtctgcccaacgctcagtttatatcacagattaacaCAAGCTTACAgtcaggccaacagcaaagtgagagctgtatgatcagtgatttctccattgcaatgggaagtcatttacagcttcgccttttgtgaaggactacgactctcaaactgggaggcaagattgcgctggctcttagagTTTCATCTTTGggcggctagttggcctttggaaaccctcttggccgagagagcggggatgtaaacttgggcaagacgctctccactataatcaaattctagcctgggttgtttgggacagcagttgcctcctctgctgttctggtggtcatagaaACATGCATCGTACAGctgtagtagtagctgttgttattttgtttgtttgtttgtttgtttgttgttgttgttttctccaacACATGTAGTGTAGAGTATCCATACGGATCAGTTTGTATGCTTTGAgccatttgtgtttttttgttggttttttttcttagcACTAAGCAAACTTATCTGCTGTTAAAATCACTCTTGCAACCCAGTTTTTGCCCTTATTCTGTTGTTCTTGCACTTTTCTTTTGGCttatcttgttcttattgttctcagttcttgttcttctcgttcttgttctttttgttcctgtaccgtatacttcttcttcttcttcttcttcttcttcgtcgtcgtcgtcgtcgtcgtcgtcttcttttcctccttctcctcttcaacCGCACGAATACACGCTTTCATCACATgtaattatttattaattatttagttggttagttagttagtcataTAATTATCGATTAGTTTATctgttttattcattgatttaatcatttgttcatttattcatttcatttttctatctatttattcttttttatgcatttattatccatctatttacttattgaatctatttttctatttattcacttatttatttacttgtttgtgtgttatttgtgtacgttatttattttatttattctttttttttctttcttttttatattaattaATGTTGCCAGGTACCGGCCAGACTGGCAGGCGGTCTGCAGCGGTCGGCCCTCCAGTGACCAGGCGCTGCACGAGCTGACGAGGGGACAGCAGGGCTACCGggactcccccaccaccaccttcacctccacctcccccctcagacaccaccaccaccaccaccgccacccccgcactaccccaaccaccaccaccaccacccctaggtTGCCCACCCGCCTAGAACCCCTGAACCCCGCCCTAGGGGCTGGTCCTAGGGCTCTGTCCGCCAGCAACCTCCACTCTCCCTAGAGGCGGCTTTGATCGATGTGTCCTGTTACGGCTGTTATGATTATGGCgacttatgatgatgattgtggtgatgattatgttgaCGATGATTATTACTACTACCGTTATGATGAGATGGTGGTGGTTATTATGATCATGGATATTACGAttatggtagtgatgatgatgatgatatgttggtgatgatgatatgttggtgatgatgatgatgattactatcgctatgatgatgatgatgatgatatgttggtgatgatgatgatgattactatcgctatgatgatgatgatatgttggtgatgatgatgatgattactatcgctatgatgatgatgatgatatgttggtgatgatgatgatgattactatcgctatgatgatgatgatgatgatatgttggtgatgatgatgatgatgatgattaatatcactatgacgatgatgatgagatgttggtaatgatgatgatgatgatgatgatgatgattactatcgttatgatgatatgatgatgagatgttggtgatgatgattatgatgattactatcgctttgatgatgatgattactatcgatatgatgatgatatgttggtgatgacgatgatgatgatgatgatgatgatatgttggtaatgatgatgatgatggtgattacaatcgctatgatgatgatgatgtgatgttggtaatgatgatgattactactgctataatgatgatgatatgttggtggtgatgatgatgataatgattactaTCGCTATGATGATATGTTGGTGATGTTGATTATAATGATCACTATCGCTATGGTGATGAtcatgctgatgatcatgatgatgatgaaataatgtTTCTCATTAAATTTTAATCCTAGATTCGTGTGGGGGGGTTTttcagggtggttttttttttttttcttcagtagtCTTCGTATCATTACTCTTTTTCCGTGACTTCATTATCGACTTTGACAATTCTGTCATTTCCTCTtccagaaaccaccaccaccaccatcatcatcatcatcatcattgtcgtcgtcgtcgtaagcatcatgatcgtcgtcattaatatcatcgtcatcatcattatcgccgtTTTCCGTGTTGCCATCATGGTCATCAGCAACTCATCATAATTTGCTTCACGCTTGTTCTCACGTTTATCTTTTGttatcccttctctccctttctgtgcctctctctgtgtatgtctgtctgtattcacaaatctgccccttcctatctctgtgtatgtctgtctgtattcacaaatctgccccttcctatctctgtgtatgtctgtctgtattcacaaatctgccccttcctatctctgtggctgccttcacctcgacactccatctcgctctctacgatcagcttcggatccactatgtttactataccgctgttggacgccgttctttctatgtctctggaccttgcatttggaatggacttcctctttcgcttcgtcaggtctccgcactcagctctttcaagtctggtctaaaaacccacctcttcacaagatagcctccctttcctgcctcttccttgtcttcagtttcctccctttcctgcctcttccttgtcttcagtttcctccctttcctgcctcttccttgtcttcagtttcttcttcagttttaaagttatgcgtgcgtgtgaatgactggtgtgaaagcgcttagatttgtctctgcacaaggttcagctCTGTAtagataatattatcattattattatcattatctttgtgtgtctgtatgctctttttcctttcccccctctccgttctctcccccccgcccccccccagcccccacccccccttttctctctctctctctctctctctctctctctctctgtagtcttttttttttcttcctttctttcttttgtatgaaTTATGTCCTTTAGTCCGGATCATCTTTCCAGTGTGGCATATTATAGAATCCGGCCAAACATCATTGAATTCCAACTTTGTTTTCTCatagaaacaaaagaatattgttaaaatttCAAGCATTTTTTGGTCTCTACCTATCCGTATTTCTTTTCAATGAGTTTTTTTGTACAGTGATAGGGAATCTAATGTTTGTCTATTGTGATGGAAAATGgctgttaatgtgtatttgcttgCTTGCCCGTGTGAGCCTTTTGCATCTGTTCACTTTTTGACATCAACCTGTTGATTGTATTGTGTGTCAAAGATGTTGATGTATAATGTTTCTATGCCCACACGGGGTACATGAAATAGACTTCTTGCCTTTCTTTGGAACTGGTTTTCGCAGGATGATTTGCAGTTTTGTGGGAGGTTGTGATTTTCCTTCTTTTAaggtttattttctattcatttataaacgaataaataaaaaaccTGAAAAGGAAAGTCACACGTATATTTatacatttgtttg
The DNA window shown above is from Babylonia areolata isolate BAREFJ2019XMU chromosome 29, ASM4173473v1, whole genome shotgun sequence and carries:
- the LOC143275032 gene encoding uncharacterized protein LOC143275032: MDKGNVQGGKTSPRSNLGQKSSPQMSARCKDSHHHHHHQQGRRCERRERLHNNNNHHHTSGPPIIHHPEEEEEGEEEVVAVEHAQRKEKRVFPVFEDSRPMFSPVPARASDTEGEEGAVAVVTCRASRCREKVTFPAIQVDRCVERTPPPPPPSSSPSLLSPQLTPRRRAHTLGEGHRQAAYSGRSPSAGGLNVPSPYQACQSEEGRVLLLTQDSNRSLLGSWSRSEGHLPEAVRRAHSSPGSHSNLLDIRYRPDWQAVCSGRPSSDQALHELTRGQQGYRDSPTTTFTSTSPLRHHHHHHRHPRTTPTTTTTTPRLPTRLEPLNPALGAGPRALSASNLHSP